A genomic stretch from Setaria viridis chromosome 1, Setaria_viridis_v4.0, whole genome shotgun sequence includes:
- the LOC117852740 gene encoding probable sodium/metabolite cotransporter BASS4, chloroplastic isoform X3 yields MITHHPSLLRPPILTSRVGVLGRRLTPHAFLSATVASARPSTPPLRLRPVRAAAFGASQVGGDGGKGAVPPPALGAVLLGFARSNFLPLALVAGVILGLLNPTLGCLAHKCSLSKYSTFGIFLISGLTLRTEELGAALEAWPAGLYGIGSILLITPFLAQFIMQVQLLPREFITGLAMFCCMPTTLSSGVTLTQIVGGNSALALAMTVVSNLLGIITVPLSLAKFIGAGAGLSLPTEQLFRSLVTRLLIPLIIGKVARETVKGPMDSSFYISLCWLSMP; encoded by the exons atGATAACCCACCATCCCTCCCTGCTCCGGCCACCCATCCTCACCTCCCGTGTCGGGGTCCTCGGCCGGCGCCTAACACCCCACGCCTTCCtctccgccaccgtcgcctcGGCTCGGCCTTCTACGCCGCCCCTCCGCCTGCGGCctgtgcgcgccgccgcctttgGAGCCTCGCAG GTTGGTGGCGATGGAGGCAAAGGCGCGGTGCCGCCTCCCGCGCTGGGGGCCGTGCTGCTCGGCTTCGCGCGTAGCAACTTCCTCCCCCTTG CTCTCGTTGCTGGGGTCATATTGGGTCTCCTAAATCCTACTCTTGGATGCCTTGCTCACAAATGCTCCCTGTCGAAGTACAGCACCTTTGGGATATTCTTGATCTCAG GACTGACCCTGCGAACCGAGGAGCTTGGTGCAGCATTAGAAGCTTGGCCTGCTGGACTATATGGAATA GGCTCTATTTTGCTGATTACACCATTTCTTGCTCAGTTTATTATGCAAGTTCAGCTCTTACCTCGTGAATTTATCACCG GGTTAGCTATGTTTTGCTGCATGCCAACAACATTATCAAGTGGAGTCACACTAACACAG ATTGTTGGCGGTAACTCTGCACTTGCTCTTGCAATGACAGTTGTATCGAATTTACTTGGCATTATCAct GTACCTCTTTCTCTAGCAAAGTTCATTGGCGCTGGAGCTGGGTTGTCTTTGCCTACTGAGCAACTATTCAGAAGTCTTGTCACCCGCCTTCTAATCCCTCTGATTATAGGCAAG GTTGCTCGAGAAACCGTAAAAG GTCCCATGGATTCAA
- the LOC117852740 gene encoding probable sodium/metabolite cotransporter BASS4, chloroplastic isoform X2 yields the protein MITHHPSLLRPPILTSRVGVLGRRLTPHAFLSATVASARPSTPPLRLRPVRAAAFGASQVGGDGGKGAVPPPALGAVLLGFARSNFLPLALVAGVILGLLNPTLGCLAHKCSLSKYSTFGIFLISGLTLRTEELGAALEAWPAGLYGIGSILLITPFLAQFIMQVQLLPREFITGLAMFCCMPTTLSSGVTLTQIVGGNSALALAMTVVSNLLGIITVPLSLAKFIGAGAGLSLPTEQLFRSLVTRLLIPLIIGKVARETVKGIADFVDRNKQGFSVASAVLLSLASTFRSVGFQCRDVADLVTS from the exons atGATAACCCACCATCCCTCCCTGCTCCGGCCACCCATCCTCACCTCCCGTGTCGGGGTCCTCGGCCGGCGCCTAACACCCCACGCCTTCCtctccgccaccgtcgcctcGGCTCGGCCTTCTACGCCGCCCCTCCGCCTGCGGCctgtgcgcgccgccgcctttgGAGCCTCGCAG GTTGGTGGCGATGGAGGCAAAGGCGCGGTGCCGCCTCCCGCGCTGGGGGCCGTGCTGCTCGGCTTCGCGCGTAGCAACTTCCTCCCCCTTG CTCTCGTTGCTGGGGTCATATTGGGTCTCCTAAATCCTACTCTTGGATGCCTTGCTCACAAATGCTCCCTGTCGAAGTACAGCACCTTTGGGATATTCTTGATCTCAG GACTGACCCTGCGAACCGAGGAGCTTGGTGCAGCATTAGAAGCTTGGCCTGCTGGACTATATGGAATA GGCTCTATTTTGCTGATTACACCATTTCTTGCTCAGTTTATTATGCAAGTTCAGCTCTTACCTCGTGAATTTATCACCG GGTTAGCTATGTTTTGCTGCATGCCAACAACATTATCAAGTGGAGTCACACTAACACAG ATTGTTGGCGGTAACTCTGCACTTGCTCTTGCAATGACAGTTGTATCGAATTTACTTGGCATTATCAct GTACCTCTTTCTCTAGCAAAGTTCATTGGCGCTGGAGCTGGGTTGTCTTTGCCTACTGAGCAACTATTCAGAAGTCTTGTCACCCGCCTTCTAATCCCTCTGATTATAGGCAAG GTTGCTCGAGAAACCGTAAAAG GTATTGCTGATTTTGTTGATAGAAATAAACAAGGCTTTTCTGTTGCAAGTGCTGTTCTTCTCAGCCTA
- the LOC117852740 gene encoding probable sodium/metabolite cotransporter BASS4, chloroplastic isoform X1, with protein MITHHPSLLRPPILTSRVGVLGRRLTPHAFLSATVASARPSTPPLRLRPVRAAAFGASQVGGDGGKGAVPPPALGAVLLGFARSNFLPLALVAGVILGLLNPTLGCLAHKCSLSKYSTFGIFLISGLTLRTEELGAALEAWPAGLYGIGSILLITPFLAQFIMQVQLLPREFITGLAMFCCMPTTLSSGVTLTQIVGGNSALALAMTVVSNLLGIITVPLSLAKFIGAGAGLSLPTEQLFRSLVTRLLIPLIIGKVARETVKGIADFVDRNKQGFSVASAVLLSLVPWIQASTFRSVGFQCRDVADLVTS; from the exons atGATAACCCACCATCCCTCCCTGCTCCGGCCACCCATCCTCACCTCCCGTGTCGGGGTCCTCGGCCGGCGCCTAACACCCCACGCCTTCCtctccgccaccgtcgcctcGGCTCGGCCTTCTACGCCGCCCCTCCGCCTGCGGCctgtgcgcgccgccgcctttgGAGCCTCGCAG GTTGGTGGCGATGGAGGCAAAGGCGCGGTGCCGCCTCCCGCGCTGGGGGCCGTGCTGCTCGGCTTCGCGCGTAGCAACTTCCTCCCCCTTG CTCTCGTTGCTGGGGTCATATTGGGTCTCCTAAATCCTACTCTTGGATGCCTTGCTCACAAATGCTCCCTGTCGAAGTACAGCACCTTTGGGATATTCTTGATCTCAG GACTGACCCTGCGAACCGAGGAGCTTGGTGCAGCATTAGAAGCTTGGCCTGCTGGACTATATGGAATA GGCTCTATTTTGCTGATTACACCATTTCTTGCTCAGTTTATTATGCAAGTTCAGCTCTTACCTCGTGAATTTATCACCG GGTTAGCTATGTTTTGCTGCATGCCAACAACATTATCAAGTGGAGTCACACTAACACAG ATTGTTGGCGGTAACTCTGCACTTGCTCTTGCAATGACAGTTGTATCGAATTTACTTGGCATTATCAct GTACCTCTTTCTCTAGCAAAGTTCATTGGCGCTGGAGCTGGGTTGTCTTTGCCTACTGAGCAACTATTCAGAAGTCTTGTCACCCGCCTTCTAATCCCTCTGATTATAGGCAAG GTTGCTCGAGAAACCGTAAAAG GTATTGCTGATTTTGTTGATAGAAATAAACAAGGCTTTTCTGTTGCAAGTGCTGTTCTTCTCAGCCTA GTCCCATGGATTCAA